The following coding sequences lie in one Apium graveolens cultivar Ventura chromosome 1, ASM990537v1, whole genome shotgun sequence genomic window:
- the LOC141691093 gene encoding uncharacterized protein LOC141691093 gives MKNSENIGEFVTRLKAVTNKMKKNGESLDDVLVMKKLLHPLTRKFDYVVTSIEESKDLSTILIDELVGSLQAHEQRMNQYDDASHLEKAFYECRAPKVEERSHFAAAKKEKDVGSAMFLTYKGDEEGKKNIWYLDSDASNHMSDHKDLFTEINETVTTEVTFSDSSKIPVKGKGTITIVLKNGEKKYINDVYYILALKSNIINLGQLVEKGYNIQSRIILLPSEIMFEN, from the exons atgaaaaattcagaaaatattggtgaatttgttacgCGTTTGAAAGCCGTGACAAATAAGATGAAAAAAAATGGTGAAAGTCTCGACGATGTACTGGTCATGAAAAAACTCCTCCATCCACTGACCAGAAAATTTGATTACGTGGTTACTTCTATTGAGGAGTCAAAAGATTTGTCAACAATTTTGATTGACGAGCTGGTTGGTTCACTTCAAGCACATGAGCAGCGaatgaaccagtatgatgatgCAAGCCACTTGGAAAAGGCATT TTACGAGTGTAGAGCACCAAAAGTGGAAGAAAGGAGTCATTTTGCAGCAGCAAAAAAAGAAAAAGATGTTGGTTCTGCTATGTTCCTCACTTACAAAGGAGACGAGGAAGGTAAGAAGAATATTTGGTATCTTGATTCCGATGCGAGCAATCACATGTCCGACCACAAAGATTTATTTACGGAGATAAACGAGACTGTCACAACGGAAGTCACTTTCAGTGATTCTTCAAAAATTCCGGTCAAAGGAAAAGGTACAATTACAATTGTATTAAAGAATGGTGAGAAAAagtatataaatgatgtttattatatacTTGCTTTGAAAAGTAATATCATCAATCTTGGCCAACTTGTGGAGAAAGGATATAATATTCAGAGCAGGATAATTCTCTTACCATCAGAAATCATGTTCGAAAATTAA